One window from the genome of Drosophila albomicans strain 15112-1751.03 chromosome 2L, ASM965048v2, whole genome shotgun sequence encodes:
- the LOC117564252 gene encoding proliferating cell nuclear antigen 2, translating into MFEARLGSTTLLKKIVDALREILSQSTLDCSDSGIQLQAMDNSHVSLVSMLLQNDCFEKYRCDRNISLGLDLKSLSKVLKCASGDDAVTISAPDKADKVQLSFESAGKERTADYELRLLNLDQEHLGIPETDYSCVVIMPAIEFARICRDMTSFSESVVIACSKDGIKFSASGEMGSANIKLSQTSKGDVDLTVEEPVTLSFAGRYLSTFTRATPLSEKVKIGMAADVPLLVEYPIEDYGYIRYYLAPKVDDPDA; encoded by the exons ATGTTTGAGGCACGTCTAGGCAGCACAACGCTGCTAAAAAAGATTGTTGATGCACTTCGAGAGATTCTCAGTCAGAGCACATTGGACTGCAGCGACTCTGGGATTCAA TTGCAAGCAATGGATAATTCACATGTTTCGCTCGTATCAATGTTGCTACAAAATGATTGCTTTGAGAAGTATCGCTGTGATCGCAATATCTCCTTGGGTCTGGATCTTAAATCTCTATCGAAGGTTCTAAAATGCGCCAGTGGAGACGATGCTGTCACTATCAGTGCCCCAGACAAAGCGGATAAAGTGCAGCTAAGCTTTGAGTCAGCTGGCAAGGAACGCACTGCTGATTACGAACTGCGTCTCTTGAACTTGGATCAAGAACATCTCGGCATTCCAGAAACGGATTACTCTTGTGTTGTCATCATGCCCGCAATTGAATTTGCCCGCATCTGCCGGGATATGACCAGCTTCAGCGAATCCGTAGTCATCGCCTGCTCTAAGGATGGCATCAAATTCTCGGCCAGCGGCGAAATGGGTTcggcaaatattaaattatcgCAGACGTCCAAGGGGGATGTTGATCTCACTGTCGAGGAGCCAGTTACGCTTTCATTTGCCGGACGTTATTTATCAACTTTTACGCGGGCAACGCCGCTGTCGGAGAAGGTGAAGATTGGCATGGCGGCCGATGTTCCGCTTTTGGTGGAGTATCCCATTGAGGACTATGGATATATTCGATATTATTTGGCTCCCAAGGTGGATGATCCGGATGCTTAa
- the LOC117564095 gene encoding LOW QUALITY PROTEIN: zinc finger protein weckle (The sequence of the model RefSeq protein was modified relative to this genomic sequence to represent the inferred CDS: deleted 2 bases in 1 codon): MATDEQEQQTDEIATPANVEQQIDDWRLWCRLCAKNDVEGNINVFLKSEQTAPGDMALATAIGKYFWVNITRNEELPEMICSECLSLVTSLVNFSERITRVQKLYCILQSTAKESINLLELRAKFGLLEQEQEEQTETLTEVHYVEEKPKLNELEEATLELENPLTPCRGNVDKLELNDGDLEQEEEGRDAAEDAVEDEEPAEEYEEASTELLLNLCEAFSNADSDESSSSVKQQSGKLKDAPKTHQCSECTRSYALPQTLQRHMRQEHAKSERESKLLPCEQCDKMFRSHYQLQRHMQQHLPMPKRKLYPCPSCGKKFTTNASAQSHAQYMHQEERPRPVICEQCGIAVHSLNALKEHLLSHTDYAPYECEVCKKCFKSVSRLKHHKETHDPHKYICPECGMQLNSRPTLNRHRLVHTDQMQHKCDYCGREFKRAKALKNHLILHTGLKPYSCDFCDRTFANGSNCRTHKKKAHPEELAAQEAAGGGKSYNRNIPKLEALKAFTKNKDNLSPVATKQSGCFAFGKKPKMQQQLLKTEAATVLQPVQTAAAAAAAVATVINTIPTIENIYNHIMKQTPDMPTQEQQQQQQLVLSSDGSATIMSVQEEQQELAEHSNAATQMFSY; this comes from the exons ATGGCAACTGATGAACAGGAGCAGCAAACTGATGAAATTGCGACTCCAGCAAACGTCGAACAACAAATTGACGATTGGCGTTTATGGTGTCGACTTTGTGCTAAGAATGATGTGGAGGGTAACATCAATGTGTTCCTCAAGAGTGAACAGACAGCACCTGGCGACATGGCGTTGGCCACAGCAATTGGCAAATACTTTTGGGTTAAT ATCACACGCAACGAGGAACTGCCGGAGATGATTTGCAGCGAGTGCTTGTCGCTGGTCACGTCGCTGGTAAACTTCTCGGAACGAATAACGCGCGTGCAAAAGCTTTATTGCATACTGCAGAGCACGGCCAAGGAATCCATTAATCTGCTGGAGTTGCGCGCCAAGTTTGGTTTGCTAGAG CAGGAGCAGGAAGAGCAGACCGAAACGTTGACAGAGGTGCACTATGTGGAAGAGAAGCCCAAGCTCAATGAGCTGGAGGAGGCGACGTTAGAGTTGGAAAATCCGCTCACGCCGTGCAGAGGAAACGTGGATAAATTGGAGCTAAATGATGGAGATctggagcaggaggaggaagGCAGAGATGCTGCAGAGGATGCAGTAGAGGACGAAGAGCCGGCAGAGGAATATGAAGAAGCCAGCACTGAGTTGCTGTTGAATCTTTGTGAGGCATTTAGTAACGCGGATAGCGACGAGAGCAGCTCAAGCGTCAAGCAGCAGTCTGGCAAACTCAAAGATGCCCCCAAAACACATCAGTGCAGCGAGTGCACACGCAGCTACGCCTTGCCACAAACGTTGCAGCGACACATGCGGCAAGAGCACGCAAAGAGCGAGCGGGAATCGAAGCTGCTGCCTTGCGAACAATGCGACAAGATGTTTCGCTCGCATTATCAGCTCCAGCGGCATATGCAACAGCATCTGCCGATGCCCAAGCGCAAGCTCTATCCCTGCCCCAGTTGTGGCAAGAAGTTCACCACGAATGCGTCGGCACAATCACATGCCCAGTACATGCATCAAGAGGAGCGTCCGCGTCCAGTGATCTGTGAACAATGCGGCATTGCGGTGCATTCGTTGAATGCGCTCAAGGAGCATCTGCTCAGCCATACGGACTATGCGCCCTACGAGTGCGAGGTGTGCAAAAAGTGCTTCAAGAGCGTCAGTCGATTGAAGCATCACAAGGAGACGCATGATCCGCATAAGTACATTTGTCCCGAGTGCGGCATGCAACTGAATTCGCGTCCCACGTTGAATCGTCATCGTCTCGTGCACACGGATCAAATGCAGCACAAGTGTGATTATTGTGGGCGAGAATTCAAACGTGCCAAGGCGCTGAAGAATCATCTCATCCTGCACACTGGTCTGAAGCCGTACTCTTGTGACTTTTGTGATCGCACATTTGCCAATGGCTCCAATTGTCGCACGCACAAGAAGAAGGCGCATCCCGAGGAGTTGGCCGCCCAGGAGGCAGCTGGAGGTGGCAAGAGTTACAACCGCAACATACCCAAGCTGGAGGCACTGAAGGCATT CACCAAGAACAAGGACAACTTGTCGCCGGTGGCCACGAAGCAGAGCGGctgctttgcctttggcaaGAAGCCcaagatgcagcagcagctgctcaaaACCGAAGCTGCCACAGTGCTGCAACCCGTCCAAactgcggcagctgcagcagcagcagttgcaaccgTCATAAACACGATACCCACCATCGAGAACATTTACAATCACATTATGAAGCAGACGCCCGATATGCCGACccaggagcaacaacaacagcagcaattggtGTTGTCGAGTGATGGCAGCGCCACCATAATGAGTGTCCAAGAGGAGCAACAGGAGCTGGCGGAGCATTCAAATGCCGCCACACAAATGTTTTCTTACTAG